Proteins encoded by one window of Kribbella italica:
- a CDS encoding ABC transporter permease, with protein sequence MTTGTTAKAGLLGVLDPRRPAPASGRSGQRRVSDRLLDLGIYVALVALVIYFAQASPYFLTQRNLLNVGAAVAVTGVLAAGMTIALIAGQLDLTVGANIALTSVVVSLAIESLGWSTPAAVLLGLAVGVGIGLANSVLVVGVGINSIIATLAMGIVLRGVALISTGGQTKPLTDLTLPEFLQLRPLGVPTTVWILVTVFVLGWVVLTFTPVGWHIYGVGGNPSAALRAGIRTKRLYAGVFVTTGVLAAIGGIITTGTSSSGGPNYANGAEFDVLTAVLLGGIGLAGGSGRIQRTLAGVLLIGVLNNGLTLLSVSSYYQQLARGAVFVLAVVLGATAERRRAR encoded by the coding sequence ATGACGACCGGCACCACCGCGAAGGCCGGCCTGCTCGGCGTACTGGACCCACGCCGTCCGGCCCCTGCGTCCGGCCGGTCCGGGCAGCGCCGGGTCTCCGACCGCCTGCTCGATCTCGGCATCTACGTCGCCTTGGTTGCCTTGGTCATCTACTTCGCCCAGGCCTCGCCGTACTTCCTGACCCAGCGCAACCTGCTGAACGTGGGAGCCGCGGTGGCGGTCACCGGCGTCCTGGCCGCCGGGATGACGATCGCGCTGATCGCCGGTCAGCTCGATCTCACCGTCGGGGCGAACATCGCGCTGACCAGCGTCGTGGTGTCGCTCGCGATCGAGAGCCTGGGCTGGAGTACGCCGGCCGCCGTGCTCCTCGGACTCGCGGTCGGCGTCGGGATCGGCCTGGCGAACAGCGTGCTCGTGGTCGGCGTCGGCATCAACTCGATCATCGCCACGCTGGCGATGGGCATCGTCCTGCGCGGCGTCGCGCTGATCAGCACCGGCGGCCAGACCAAGCCGCTGACCGACCTGACCCTGCCCGAGTTCCTGCAGCTGCGGCCGCTCGGCGTACCGACGACCGTGTGGATCCTGGTGACGGTGTTCGTCCTGGGCTGGGTCGTCCTCACCTTCACCCCGGTGGGCTGGCACATCTACGGCGTCGGCGGGAACCCGAGCGCCGCCCTGCGCGCCGGCATCCGGACGAAACGCCTGTACGCCGGGGTGTTCGTCACCACCGGAGTCCTGGCGGCCATCGGCGGCATCATCACCACCGGGACGTCCAGCAGCGGCGGGCCCAACTATGCCAACGGCGCGGAGTTCGACGTCCTGACAGCGGTCCTGCTCGGCGGGATCGGGCTGGCCGGCGGGTCCGGGCGGATCCAGCGCACGCTCGCCGGTGTGCTGCTGATCGGCGTCCTGAACAACGGGCTGACGCTGCTGTCGGTCAGTTCCTACTACCAGCAACTCGCCCGGGGCGCGGTGTTCGTTCTCGCCGTCGTCCTCGGCGCGACGGCCGAACGGCGGAGGGCCCGATGA
- a CDS encoding TetR/AcrR family transcriptional regulator — translation MSSSRVMGRPRGFDTDEALERAMRVFWEQGYEGASLTDLTGAMGITKTSMYAAFGNKEQLFRKALDRYTEGPSAYAFRALEEPTARGVVEALLRGSARTTTEPKTFSGCLGVQGALASSEASRPAHDLLVDWRNDGVLRLEERFRRAVDEDDLPSGADPRQLARYVMTVAFGLAVQAAGGLSHDQLDEIVDTTLRAWNP, via the coding sequence ATGAGCAGTTCTCGTGTAATGGGTCGTCCCCGGGGATTCGACACCGACGAGGCGCTGGAGCGCGCCATGCGGGTGTTCTGGGAGCAGGGGTACGAAGGCGCGAGCCTGACCGACCTCACCGGCGCGATGGGGATCACCAAGACCAGCATGTACGCCGCCTTCGGCAACAAGGAGCAGCTGTTCCGCAAGGCGCTGGACCGCTACACCGAGGGCCCGTCCGCCTACGCGTTCCGGGCGCTGGAGGAGCCGACCGCTCGCGGCGTGGTCGAGGCCCTGCTGCGGGGATCGGCCCGGACCACCACCGAGCCGAAGACGTTCTCCGGCTGCCTCGGCGTCCAGGGGGCCTTGGCCTCGAGCGAAGCCAGTCGCCCCGCCCACGACCTGCTCGTCGACTGGCGCAACGACGGCGTCCTCCGCCTGGAGGAGCGGTTCCGGCGCGCGGTCGACGAGGACGATCTCCCGTCCGGCGCCGACCCGCGCCAGCTCGCCCGCTACGTGATGACCGTGGCCTTCGGCCTCGCCGTACAGGCCGCCGGCGGCCTCAGCCACGACCAGCTCGACGAGATCGTCGACACGACCCTGCGCGCCTGGAACCCGTAG
- a CDS encoding glycoside hydrolase family 99-like domain-containing protein encodes MDRPKVLAYYFPGWHRDPRNARWFGADWDEWELLRAAAPRFEGHRQPRIPLAGYVDESAADAAEAQIDLARQYGVDGFLVDYYWYDDGPYLQAALDEGLLSAANSDDVEFALMWANHELLDIFPHGDPALGTPRELKRGAIDRAAFEKMARHVIDNYFSRPNYLTVEGRPWFSIYELGNLITGLGGVEAAADALRWFDQETQRAGHPGIHCDAVVWGIGVLPAAITVSDPRELVRALGFRSATSYVWIHHADANDFDFPVAEVAPLREAAFAEYEKYAAELDVPFYPNVTVGWDASPRTDQSLPFDRGGYPWTPVWDPSPSDFREGLLQAKAFLERHRPPYPIVTVNAWNEWTEGSALLPDTHHRYGFLEMIRDVFGH; translated from the coding sequence ATGGACAGGCCGAAGGTCCTCGCCTACTACTTCCCCGGGTGGCACCGCGATCCCCGCAACGCGCGGTGGTTCGGCGCGGACTGGGACGAGTGGGAGCTGCTGCGCGCGGCGGCACCCCGTTTCGAGGGCCATCGGCAACCAAGGATCCCGCTGGCCGGCTACGTCGACGAGTCGGCGGCCGACGCGGCCGAGGCCCAGATCGACCTCGCCCGGCAGTACGGCGTCGACGGCTTCCTGGTCGACTACTACTGGTACGACGACGGGCCGTACCTGCAGGCCGCCCTGGACGAGGGGCTGCTGTCCGCGGCGAACAGCGACGACGTGGAGTTCGCCCTGATGTGGGCCAACCACGAGCTGCTCGACATCTTCCCGCACGGCGATCCGGCACTCGGCACCCCTCGGGAGCTCAAGCGCGGCGCGATCGACCGCGCGGCGTTCGAGAAGATGGCCCGGCACGTCATCGACAACTACTTCTCCCGGCCGAACTACCTCACCGTCGAGGGCAGGCCGTGGTTCTCGATCTACGAGCTCGGCAACCTGATCACCGGACTCGGCGGCGTGGAGGCGGCGGCCGACGCACTGCGGTGGTTCGACCAGGAGACGCAACGGGCCGGCCATCCCGGCATCCATTGCGACGCCGTGGTCTGGGGGATCGGCGTCCTGCCGGCGGCGATCACGGTGAGCGACCCACGGGAACTCGTGCGGGCGCTGGGGTTTCGCAGCGCCACGTCGTACGTGTGGATCCATCACGCCGACGCGAACGACTTCGACTTCCCGGTCGCCGAGGTCGCACCGTTGCGGGAGGCGGCCTTCGCCGAGTACGAGAAGTACGCCGCGGAGCTCGACGTCCCGTTCTACCCGAACGTGACGGTGGGCTGGGACGCCTCTCCGCGGACCGACCAGTCGCTGCCCTTCGACCGTGGCGGCTACCCGTGGACACCGGTCTGGGACCCGAGTCCTTCGGACTTTCGGGAAGGCCTGCTGCAAGCGAAGGCGTTCCTGGAGCGGCACCGGCCGCCGTACCCGATCGTCACCGTCAACGCCTGGAACGAGTGGACCGAGGGGTCGGCGCTGCTGCCCGACACCCATCACCGGTACGGGTTCCTGGAGATGATCCGGGACGTCTTCGGGCACTAG
- a CDS encoding sugar ABC transporter substrate-binding protein gives MRSRRTQLALGALAATLVVTGCSAGDQEGSSDSAGTTASTATHTAAEVAAATGTYQVKPLFAVPKTLPKKYRLAFLNPGLSYPFFATWSDGMKDAAKYYGVDLDEADLNFEYDTQLDQYKQLAVKLPDVVGSQPMNDATYNQAKQDGVRLVLVDGSFKDVPSFGVDDQQVGALAVDTMKAAAKAKTSGAWKTKKVLVAGLTSPNCGPCDARVKAAFTRAGTELGIPAENTVMLTPQGQDPTTSAGATFNDFLTAHPDDAVLIVSYGDEPVVGAINAAKAANREGDILAVSNGGDSAARLALRDPSNAGVLVAAVDFQPYAEGWNWVEAAIATAMGKPFDKFAVGRVLTAANVDRFYPEDKTK, from the coding sequence ATGCGCTCGCGACGTACCCAGCTGGCCCTCGGCGCCCTCGCCGCGACCCTCGTGGTGACCGGTTGCTCGGCGGGTGACCAGGAAGGGTCGTCGGACTCCGCCGGTACGACGGCGTCCACGGCCACCCACACCGCGGCGGAGGTCGCGGCCGCCACCGGGACCTACCAGGTGAAACCGCTGTTCGCCGTCCCGAAGACGCTGCCGAAGAAGTACCGGCTGGCGTTCCTGAACCCGGGTCTGAGCTACCCGTTCTTCGCGACCTGGTCGGACGGGATGAAGGACGCGGCCAAGTACTACGGCGTCGACCTCGACGAGGCCGACCTGAACTTCGAGTACGACACCCAGCTCGACCAGTACAAGCAGCTCGCCGTGAAGCTGCCGGACGTCGTCGGCTCGCAGCCGATGAACGACGCCACCTACAACCAGGCCAAGCAGGACGGCGTCCGCCTGGTCCTGGTCGACGGTTCGTTCAAGGACGTGCCGAGCTTCGGCGTCGACGACCAGCAGGTCGGGGCGCTGGCGGTGGACACGATGAAGGCCGCCGCGAAGGCCAAGACGAGCGGAGCCTGGAAGACCAAGAAAGTCCTGGTGGCCGGCCTGACCTCACCGAACTGCGGACCGTGCGACGCCCGGGTGAAGGCCGCGTTCACCCGCGCCGGGACCGAGCTGGGGATCCCGGCCGAGAACACCGTCATGCTCACCCCGCAGGGACAGGACCCGACCACGTCGGCCGGAGCCACGTTCAACGACTTCCTCACCGCTCACCCGGACGACGCCGTCCTGATCGTCTCGTACGGCGACGAGCCGGTCGTCGGCGCGATCAACGCCGCCAAGGCGGCCAACCGGGAAGGCGATATCCTTGCCGTCAGCAACGGCGGGGACAGCGCCGCGCGGCTGGCGTTGCGCGACCCCAGCAACGCCGGCGTCCTGGTCGCCGCCGTCGACTTCCAGCCGTACGCCGAGGGCTGGAACTGGGTCGAGGCCGCGATCGCCACCGCGATGGGCAAGCCGTTCGACAAGTTCGCCGTCGGCCGCGTGCTGACCGCGGCGAACGTCGACCGGTTCTACCCGGAAGACAAGACCAAATGA
- a CDS encoding GntR family transcriptional regulator, with protein sequence MPIPVGTPAVDRTLLRDDVYRRLRDAIVDGTFRPGEQLRDGELAEWLGVSRTPVREALLRLGASGLVVALPGRSTTVSAIDIQVVRDAKDVVAAMHELAVRQVTSRLTEDHVARMREANRRFAAAVASGDVTTALDADEELHKIPVTALGNRALEAVLERFDPLIRRAERLRFGVEGPTSVTRHDQLITLIEAGDANAAAALAFDTWHSLPADDTP encoded by the coding sequence ATGCCGATTCCCGTGGGCACGCCCGCCGTAGACCGCACCCTCCTCCGCGACGACGTCTACCGCCGCCTCCGCGACGCCATCGTCGACGGCACGTTCCGCCCCGGCGAGCAACTCCGAGACGGCGAACTCGCCGAGTGGCTAGGAGTCAGCCGCACCCCAGTCCGCGAAGCCCTCCTCCGCCTAGGCGCAAGCGGCCTGGTCGTCGCCCTCCCCGGCCGCTCCACCACCGTCAGCGCCATCGACATCCAGGTCGTCCGCGACGCCAAGGACGTCGTCGCCGCCATGCACGAACTCGCCGTACGCCAGGTCACCAGCCGACTCACCGAAGACCACGTGGCCCGTATGCGAGAAGCCAACCGCCGCTTCGCCGCGGCCGTAGCATCAGGCGACGTCACCACCGCCCTCGACGCCGACGAGGAACTCCACAAGATCCCCGTCACCGCCCTGGGCAACCGGGCCCTGGAAGCAGTCCTCGAACGCTTCGACCCCCTGATCCGCCGCGCCGAACGCCTCCGCTTCGGCGTGGAGGGCCCCACCTCCGTCACCCGCCACGACCAACTCATCACCCTCATCGAGGCCGGCGACGCGAACGCCGCCGCAGCCCTCGCCTTCGACACCTGGCACAGCCTCCCGGCCGACGACACCCCCTGA
- a CDS encoding SDR family NAD(P)-dependent oxidoreductase: MGQFDHKTAVVTGGSSGIGLAVAERFAAEGAHVFVTGRRQDELEVAVKTIGSATAVPGDIANPADLDRLYDAVRSRGRGLDLLFANAGTAAFATIDEITPEHFDLIFDVNVRGTLFTVQKALPLLNQGASVIVNSSVRADDGMEAFGTYAASKAALRSYTRTWANELKGRGIRVNAVSPGSIDTPAVAGMVGEERAAAVKAEFAANVPVGRMGSAAEVAAAVAFLASDQSSFVVGANLYVDGGENQL, encoded by the coding sequence ATGGGTCAGTTCGACCACAAGACAGCGGTCGTCACCGGCGGCAGCAGCGGGATCGGCCTGGCCGTTGCCGAGCGCTTCGCGGCCGAGGGCGCTCACGTCTTTGTCACCGGCCGGCGCCAGGACGAGCTGGAGGTGGCGGTCAAGACCATCGGCTCGGCCACCGCCGTACCGGGCGACATCGCGAACCCGGCCGACCTGGATCGCCTGTACGACGCGGTCCGCAGCCGGGGCCGCGGCCTCGACCTGCTGTTCGCCAACGCCGGGACGGCAGCGTTCGCGACCATCGACGAGATCACACCGGAACACTTCGATCTCATCTTCGACGTCAACGTCCGGGGCACGCTGTTCACCGTGCAGAAGGCGCTCCCGCTGCTCAACCAGGGCGCGTCGGTGATCGTGAACTCCTCCGTCCGCGCCGACGACGGCATGGAGGCGTTCGGCACCTACGCGGCGTCGAAGGCGGCCCTGCGTTCGTACACCCGGACGTGGGCCAACGAGCTCAAGGGCCGCGGCATCCGCGTCAACGCGGTGTCTCCCGGCTCGATCGACACCCCGGCGGTCGCCGGCATGGTGGGCGAGGAGCGGGCCGCGGCGGTCAAGGCGGAGTTCGCCGCGAACGTCCCGGTCGGCCGGATGGGCTCCGCGGCCGAGGTCGCCGCGGCCGTGGCGTTCCTCGCCTCGGACCAGAGCAGCTTCGTCGTCGGCGCCAACCTGTACGTCGACGGCGGCGAGAACCAGCTCTGA
- a CDS encoding aldo/keto reductase — translation MKSTSFGGLEVSRIGFGAMGMSMFYTGAGRPEAESIRTIHRALDLGVTHIDTAELYGPYVNEELVGKAVKGRRDGVVVATKFGLISHTGRPGQDSSPASVRVAVEGSLRRLGTDHIDLYYQHRVDPEVPIEETFGTLAELVAEGKVLHLGLSEASAATIRRAHAVHPVTAVQTEYSLWTRDPEAEILPVLRELGIGLVPYSPLGHGFLTGNIRSLDGLDADDWRRTNPRFADGNLERNLAIVDEVKAIADEDGATPAQVALAWLLAQGDDIAPIPGTTRAARVEENVAAADIGLTESQVDRLNALRPAVGERFDPGNMAAIDR, via the coding sequence ATGAAGAGCACCTCGTTCGGAGGCCTGGAGGTCTCGCGGATCGGGTTCGGCGCGATGGGGATGTCGATGTTCTACACCGGCGCCGGCCGTCCGGAGGCCGAGTCGATCCGGACGATCCACCGGGCGCTGGACCTCGGGGTCACGCACATCGACACGGCGGAGCTCTACGGGCCGTACGTCAACGAAGAGCTGGTGGGCAAGGCGGTGAAGGGACGCCGTGACGGCGTTGTGGTGGCCACCAAGTTCGGGCTGATCTCGCACACCGGCCGGCCGGGGCAGGACTCCAGTCCGGCCAGCGTGCGCGTTGCGGTCGAGGGATCGCTGCGGCGGCTGGGGACCGACCACATCGACCTGTACTACCAGCACCGGGTGGATCCCGAGGTCCCGATCGAGGAGACCTTCGGGACGCTGGCCGAGTTGGTTGCCGAGGGCAAGGTGTTGCACCTCGGGCTGTCGGAGGCGAGCGCCGCGACGATCCGGCGGGCGCACGCCGTCCATCCGGTGACCGCGGTGCAGACCGAGTACTCGTTGTGGACCCGCGACCCGGAGGCCGAGATCCTGCCGGTACTGCGGGAGCTCGGGATCGGTCTGGTGCCGTACTCCCCGCTGGGGCACGGCTTCCTGACCGGCAACATCCGCAGCCTGGACGGTCTGGACGCCGACGACTGGCGCCGGACCAACCCACGCTTCGCCGACGGCAACCTCGAGCGCAACCTGGCGATCGTCGACGAGGTCAAGGCGATCGCCGACGAGGACGGCGCTACGCCGGCGCAGGTCGCGCTGGCCTGGTTGCTGGCCCAGGGGGACGACATCGCGCCGATTCCGGGGACCACGCGGGCCGCTCGGGTGGAGGAGAACGTGGCCGCGGCGGACATCGGGCTCACCGAGAGCCAGGTCGACCGGCTGAACGCGCTGAGGCCGGCGGTCGGCGAGCGGTTCGACCCGGGCAACATGGCGGCCATCGACCGGTGA
- a CDS encoding ATP-binding cassette domain-containing protein produces the protein MTQTSTAPVLSADGVGKVFGHVRALEQVSFDLHPGEVLAVLGDNGAGKSTLIKILSGVYDLTEGELRVRGNHVVFGKPADAAAAGIATVYQDLALVDTRDVAANLFLGREFRRGPFVDRRRIYREAERILAGLTIQLPSVRVPIYLLSGGQRQAVAIARVLIGGADIVIMDEPTAALGVQESERVLRLVRDLRDAGKAVILISHNLQQVWQTADRILVMHLGRVAGIRRRTDSTVEEIVKLIVYGEAPATDAVEGI, from the coding sequence ATGACCCAGACATCCACCGCACCGGTGCTCAGCGCGGACGGCGTCGGCAAGGTGTTCGGCCACGTCCGGGCGCTCGAGCAGGTGTCGTTCGACCTGCATCCCGGCGAAGTGCTCGCGGTCCTGGGGGACAACGGCGCGGGCAAGAGCACGCTGATCAAGATCCTCTCCGGCGTCTACGACCTGACCGAAGGGGAACTACGGGTCCGCGGCAACCACGTGGTGTTCGGCAAACCGGCGGACGCGGCGGCGGCCGGGATCGCGACGGTCTACCAGGACCTGGCGCTGGTCGACACCCGGGACGTGGCCGCGAACCTGTTCCTGGGCAGGGAGTTCCGGCGCGGGCCGTTCGTCGACCGGCGGCGGATCTACCGGGAGGCCGAGCGGATCCTGGCCGGCCTCACCATTCAGCTCCCGTCGGTCCGGGTCCCGATCTACCTGCTGTCCGGCGGGCAGCGGCAGGCCGTCGCGATCGCCCGCGTCCTGATCGGCGGCGCCGACATCGTGATCATGGACGAACCCACCGCCGCCCTCGGCGTCCAGGAGTCCGAACGGGTCCTGCGCCTGGTCCGCGACCTGCGGGACGCGGGCAAGGCCGTCATCCTGATCAGCCACAACCTCCAGCAGGTGTGGCAGACCGCCGACCGGATCCTGGTCATGCACCTGGGCCGGGTGGCCGGCATCCGCCGCCGTACCGACAGCACGGTCGAGGAGATCGTCAAGCTGATCGTGTACGGCGAGGCGCCCGCAACCGATGCTGTCGAAGGGATCTGA
- a CDS encoding alpha/beta fold hydrolase — MAIKNVVLVHGAFADGSGWRGVYDDLTARGYRVTIVQNPLTSLEDDVAATTRVLERQDGPTILVGHSWGGTVITEAGVHPKVAGLVYVSALAPDAGGTTGQQYEGFAATPEFVIDVVDDGFGFLNHDKFKAGFAADASDADAAFLRDSQIPVNMSVFDAPVKNAAWRDKPTWAVIATEDKSFDQAMLQHMAKRAGAKITTVSASHALFITQAAVVADVIDEAAKGADR, encoded by the coding sequence ATGGCGATCAAGAACGTTGTGCTGGTGCACGGTGCGTTTGCTGACGGGTCGGGGTGGCGTGGGGTGTACGACGACCTGACGGCGCGCGGCTACCGGGTGACGATCGTGCAGAACCCGCTCACCTCGCTGGAGGACGACGTCGCGGCGACCACTCGGGTGCTGGAGCGGCAGGACGGGCCGACGATCCTCGTCGGGCACTCGTGGGGTGGGACGGTCATCACCGAGGCCGGGGTGCATCCGAAGGTGGCCGGTCTGGTCTACGTCTCGGCTCTCGCGCCTGACGCCGGTGGGACGACGGGGCAGCAGTACGAGGGGTTCGCGGCGACGCCGGAGTTCGTCATCGATGTCGTCGACGACGGGTTCGGGTTCCTGAACCACGACAAGTTCAAGGCCGGGTTCGCCGCGGACGCGAGCGACGCGGACGCCGCGTTCCTGCGGGACAGCCAGATCCCGGTGAACATGTCGGTGTTCGACGCCCCGGTGAAGAACGCCGCCTGGCGGGACAAACCCACCTGGGCCGTCATCGCCACGGAGGACAAGTCCTTCGACCAGGCGATGCTGCAGCACATGGCCAAGCGAGCCGGCGCGAAGATCACCACCGTGTCCGCGAGCCACGCCCTCTTCATCACCCAGGCCGCCGTCGTCGCCGACGTCATCGACGAGGCCGCGAAGGGCGCCGACCGCTGA
- a CDS encoding DUF4038 domain-containing protein has protein sequence MTLSLGAFALVPGAEAGPRPPSYTVETWRSVEIALTSTATYGNPFADVQVTASFRGPRGQVITRPAFWDGGTTWKVRFAPPAVGSWTMRTSATNTTDAGLNGVSATVRAVPYQGNLSVYQHGFLRPSADGHYLQHADGTPFFYLGDTHWILPHERFDTSNAPGVASQFKYVVDKRVDQGFTVFQSEPIWQPHGGSHDRPDEEPAADLTDGLSGDDLAGFARMDQKFGYIADAGLVHANAMVSWVAQPHDNPAVMTPEYMASVARYWNARYGAYPVIWTVAQEIDNDFYGVYPGDAMAPWAAAIQALDAADAYDQPLLPHQENVEQTAVENSRFAAEPWHDGFAAQLQYTDGWNVGLAADYWAAGKPSLAYETPYEDFWTDGRHALSALYKAYLLGFRGYGYGVAGLWNDVYSAPGEPLDAGTDYELPARYQWWYTGANRQTADQLTHGVRFFRDLDWWKLVPRFGDAAWSDFGAGGDNLLASDGDKSYVALFTSQGTATGTLRKLDPDRYYTGEWFNPRTGRRTPIGSRLEAPGGNLTVPARPTAEDWVLSIERGGPIGNRPRQPVADPPGGSYQGAQPVRLTTSTARAEIHYTTDGSTPTSSSATGPLQIADPMDVQLRAVATRSGQTSTAMAVTFRQQLQDQAAASTLTASSGTAENIADRNRTTSWRPHGGDAWVEAAFGAVTSLDKLIVTGSGRASAYRVDYWDGQAWLTAATGSGRIGPIGQGTVLTFPRISTTKVRFAVVPDRRDPVAITELGVYRQPRTDAPDLTAGGTYSASSTWDDQQVAANAFDHDPGTNWQACNGCWAGQWLAVDFPGSTTFNTVTVSEYGNRTTAYRIEYWDGTAWRTAYTGSGGFGQQGETTTVTFPDVTGTKARLLYLTGTGSAPIVYDLAIYQQ, from the coding sequence GTGACCCTTTCGCTGGGCGCCTTCGCTCTCGTCCCCGGCGCCGAAGCCGGCCCGCGGCCGCCGTCGTACACGGTCGAGACCTGGCGGTCGGTGGAGATCGCCCTGACCTCGACGGCGACCTACGGCAATCCGTTCGCCGACGTCCAGGTCACGGCGTCGTTCCGCGGACCGCGCGGGCAGGTGATCACGCGGCCGGCGTTCTGGGACGGCGGTACGACGTGGAAGGTCCGCTTCGCGCCGCCGGCCGTCGGCTCCTGGACGATGCGCACCTCGGCGACCAACACCACCGACGCGGGGCTCAACGGGGTGTCCGCGACGGTGCGAGCCGTTCCGTACCAGGGAAATCTGTCCGTCTACCAGCACGGATTCCTCCGGCCGAGCGCGGATGGTCACTACCTCCAGCACGCCGACGGGACGCCGTTCTTCTACCTCGGCGACACGCACTGGATCCTGCCGCACGAACGCTTCGACACCTCCAACGCGCCAGGGGTCGCCTCGCAGTTCAAGTACGTCGTGGACAAGCGGGTCGACCAGGGCTTCACGGTCTTCCAGTCCGAGCCGATCTGGCAGCCGCACGGCGGAAGTCACGACCGGCCGGACGAAGAGCCGGCCGCCGATCTCACCGACGGGTTGTCCGGTGACGACCTGGCCGGGTTCGCGCGGATGGACCAGAAGTTCGGCTACATCGCCGATGCCGGACTCGTGCACGCCAACGCGATGGTGTCGTGGGTCGCGCAGCCGCACGACAATCCGGCCGTGATGACGCCGGAGTACATGGCGTCGGTGGCGCGGTACTGGAACGCCCGGTACGGCGCGTACCCGGTGATCTGGACGGTCGCGCAGGAGATCGACAACGACTTCTACGGGGTCTACCCCGGCGACGCGATGGCGCCGTGGGCAGCGGCGATCCAGGCGCTCGACGCGGCTGACGCGTACGACCAGCCGTTGCTGCCGCACCAGGAGAACGTCGAGCAGACCGCCGTCGAGAACTCCCGGTTCGCCGCCGAACCCTGGCACGACGGCTTCGCGGCGCAGTTGCAGTACACCGACGGGTGGAACGTCGGACTGGCCGCCGACTACTGGGCTGCCGGCAAACCGAGCCTCGCCTACGAGACGCCGTACGAGGACTTCTGGACCGACGGCCGGCATGCGCTGAGTGCTCTCTACAAGGCCTATCTGCTGGGCTTTCGCGGTTATGGGTACGGCGTGGCCGGCCTCTGGAACGACGTGTACTCCGCGCCCGGCGAACCGCTCGACGCCGGTACCGACTACGAACTGCCCGCCCGCTACCAGTGGTGGTACACCGGCGCGAATCGGCAGACCGCCGATCAGCTGACCCACGGCGTGCGGTTCTTCCGCGACCTGGACTGGTGGAAGCTCGTCCCCAGGTTCGGCGACGCGGCCTGGTCCGACTTCGGCGCCGGCGGCGACAACCTGCTGGCCAGCGACGGCGACAAGTCGTACGTGGCGCTCTTCACCAGCCAGGGAACGGCGACCGGCACGCTCCGGAAGCTCGACCCGGATCGCTACTACACCGGGGAGTGGTTCAATCCGCGCACCGGGCGTCGTACGCCGATCGGCAGCCGGCTCGAGGCGCCCGGCGGCAACCTGACCGTCCCCGCCCGCCCGACGGCGGAGGACTGGGTCCTGTCGATCGAGCGCGGCGGGCCGATCGGGAACCGGCCGCGTCAACCGGTCGCCGACCCGCCGGGCGGTTCGTACCAGGGCGCGCAACCGGTGCGCCTCACCACCTCGACCGCGCGCGCCGAGATCCACTACACGACCGACGGCAGTACGCCGACCAGCTCGAGCGCCACCGGGCCGCTGCAGATCGCCGACCCGATGGACGTCCAGTTGCGCGCGGTCGCAACGCGATCAGGTCAGACCAGTACGGCGATGGCGGTCACCTTCCGGCAGCAGCTGCAGGACCAGGCCGCGGCTTCGACTCTCACCGCGAGTTCCGGCACGGCGGAGAATATTGCCGACCGCAACCGAACCACGAGCTGGCGGCCGCACGGTGGTGACGCCTGGGTGGAGGCGGCCTTCGGCGCCGTGACCTCGTTGGACAAGCTCATCGTGACCGGGTCGGGCCGTGCGTCGGCGTACCGGGTCGACTACTGGGACGGGCAGGCTTGGCTGACGGCGGCGACGGGGTCCGGGCGGATCGGTCCGATCGGACAGGGGACCGTGCTCACCTTTCCCCGGATCTCCACGACGAAGGTGCGATTTGCCGTCGTACCGGATCGGAGGGATCCGGTCGCGATCACCGAGCTCGGTGTGTACCGGCAGCCGCGCACCGACGCGCCCGACCTCACCGCCGGCGGGACGTACTCGGCGAGCTCGACCTGGGACGACCAGCAGGTCGCCGCGAACGCTTTCGACCACGACCCCGGCACGAACTGGCAAGCCTGCAACGGCTGCTGGGCCGGCCAGTGGCTGGCCGTCGACTTCCCCGGGAGCACGACGTTCAACACGGTCACGGTTTCCGAGTACGGCAACCGCACGACGGCGTACCGGATCGAGTACTGGGACGGCACGGCTTGGCGGACGGCGTACACCGGCAGTGGAGGCTTCGGCCAGCAAGGCGAAACCACCACGGTGACGTTCCCTGACGTCACCGGCACCAAGGCGCGTCTCCTCTACCTCACCGGCACCGGGAGCGCGCCGATCGTCTACGACCTGGCGATCTACCAGCAGTAA